In Clavibacter californiensis, the sequence CAGGAACGGGTTCGAGTTGCGGCCGCCGCCGTGCACCTGCACCGCGAGGTCGAAGCGGCGCGCGCGCACCCGGGCCGCGAACGCCTCGATCTCCGCCGGGTCGGGATCCGTGCCCGGCACGTCCCGGACACCGTGCGCAACCGGCAGCACCTCGATCTCGTCGGGCCCGCCGGGTCGACCGCCGAGGAGCGCACGGTGCAGCGGCGTGCCGAGCAGCGTGATCCGCGCATCCGGGTACGCAGCCCTCAGCGCGGCGATCGCGGGCAGCGCGAAGATCAGGTCACCGAGCCCACCGCCGCGCAGCACGGCGATGGATCGGACGTCGGGGAATCTCTCGTGGAGCGGGGCGACGACGGGCACGGGGCGGCCTCCAGTTCGGGCGGGCGGGTCCCCCGTCCCGTTCCCCGCGGCGGCCGCATCGAAACGGCAGCGGACGGACCGCGGATCAGCGCGCGTCGCCCCGCGGCGCCCCCGCGCTCTCGCGCACCACGAGCCGCGTCGGCACGATGCGGTCGCCCGAGGGCTCGCGGCCGTCAAGCATCTCGAGCAGCACCTGCATCGAGCGGCGGCCGATCTCCGTGAAGTCCTGGTGCACGGTCGTGAGCGGCGGCCAGAACGAGCTCGACTCCTCGGTGTCGTCGAAGCCGACCACGCTGATGTCGCCCGGCACGTCGCGGCCGAGCTCGTGCAGCGCGTGGATGATCCCGAGGGCCATCTGGTCGTTCGCGGCGACGATGCCCGTGATGTCGGCGCGCTGCCCGAGCTCCTTCCCGATGCGGTAGCCCGACGCGGTGGTCCAGTCGCCCTGCGCGGGGTCCTCCGGCACGAGCCCCGCGTCGAGCATGGTCGCGCGCCACTCGGCCGCGCGGCGGGCCGCCGAGTAGGAGGTCGACGGGCCGGCGACGTGCACGATCGCGGTGTGCCCGAGATCCAGCAGGTGCTGCGTGACGAGCCGCGTGCCCTGCTCCTGGTCGGTGTCGACGACCACGAAGGGGTCGCCCGCGTCGGAGTCGATGATCACGACGGGCAGCCCCACGGGGATGATCACGTCGGCCCGGTCGAGCATGTGCGCCTCGATGATGATGACGACCCCGTCGACCGCCTCCTCCTGCAGCCGGCTGAACGCGCCGGCCACCTCGCCCTCGGTCGGGTGCGGCACGGGCATGAGCGTGATCGTGTACCCGGCGCCGGACGCGGCCGTGACGATCGCGTCGAGCGTGCGCATGTTGCCGAGGGTGGAGAGCGTGAACATGATGATGCCGATGCTGCGGAAGCGGCCGGTCTTCAGAGCCCGCGCGGCGCTGTTGGGCCGGTAGCCGAGCTCGGCCATCGCGTCCACCACGCGCTGCCGGGTCGTGGCCTCCACGTTCTGCGCGCCGTTGGACACGCGGGACACCGTCTGGGCGGAGACCCCGGCGTGCGCGGCGACGTCCGCCATCGACACGGTGCGGCCGCCGGGCATGCGCCGGCCACCCGACTTGACGGCCGACGGTGGAGATGTCATGGTTGCGAGCATCACAGATGTTTGCGCAAACACCCAATCCTCACGAGGTGGGTGACCGCCCTTTCGAAACGGGGCGACGGCGCGGAGATCCCCCGACGAAGTGGAAGCACATGACGACGATGTCGACCTCGGCCACCCGGCCGAAGGCGCCCGACGCGGCCCGCCCGAGCGGTCCCCCGATGCGACGCGACAAGCGACGCTGGACCGGACTGGGCTTCGTCGCCCCGTTCCTCGTGGTCTTCCTCGTCGTCCTCATCGCGCCCGTCGGCTACTCTATCTACCTCAGCCTGTTCCAGGAGCGGATGATCGGCGGCAACTCGTTCGTCGGCATCGCCAACTACACGCAGGCGCTCAACGACCCGAACTTCTGGGACGCGCTCGGCCGCGTCGCGCTGTTCCTCGTGGTGCAGGTGCCGATCATGCTGTTCATCGCCCTGTTCGCGGCCCTCGCGCTCGACTCGGCCCGCCTGCACCTCACGGCGTTCTTCCGCATCTCGATCTTCCTGCCGTACGCGGTGCCCGCGGTCGTCGCGGCGCTCATGTGGGGCTTCATCTACGGCAACCGCTTCGGCCTCGTCGGCAACATCGAGCAGGCCACCGGCTGGGACCTGCCCGACCTGCTCTCGCAGAGCTGGATCCTCGCGTCGATCGGCAACATCGTCACGTGGGAGTTCGTCGGCTACAACATGCTGCTGTTCTACGCGGCCCTCCGCGTCATCTCGCCCGACCTCTACGAGGCCGCCGAGCTCGACGGCGCCGGTCCGTTCCGCATCATCACGGGCATCAAGCTCCCCGCCATCCGCGGTGCGCTCGTCATCGGCGTGATCTTCTCCATCATCGGCAGCTTCCAGCTCTTCAACGAGCCGAACATCCTGCAGACGCTGGCGCCGAACGCGATCAGCTCGTACTTCACCCCGAACATGTACGCGTACAACCTGTCCTTCGCGGGACAGCAGTTCAACTACTCCGCCGCCATCGCGATCATCATGGGCGTCCTGACGATGGTGGTCGCCTACGTGGTGCAGCTCGTCGGCACCCGGAAGGACAGCTGACCGTGTCGACCCTCACCGGAACCCCCCTCGCCGCGCCCGACGCCGGCACGCCCGTCCGCGCCACCCCGGCGGACAAGACGCCCAAGCGCCGCAAGAGCGCCGGCGCCCCGCGCGAGCGCCGCAGCATCGTGCTCACGCTCGTCATGGCGCTGCTGCTCATCTACTCCGTGCTCCCGCTGTTCTGGCTCCTGGTCAACTCGACCAAGACGCAGGACGCGCTGTTCAGCTCGTTCGGCCTCTGGTTCTCGGGCGACTTCGCGCTGTGGGACAACATCCAGGGCGTGCTGACCTACGGCAACGGCGAGTTCGTGCGCTGGCTCGGCAACACGCTGATCTACGTGGTCGTCGGAGCGGGCGGCGCGACGCTGCTCGCCACCCTCGCCGGCTACGGCCTGGCGAAGTTCGACTTCCCGGGCAAGAAGATCGTGTTCGCGGTGGTGCTCGGCGCCGTCGCGATCCCCGGCACGGCCCTCGCGGTGCCGACCTTCCTGCTCTTCAGCCAGATGGGCCTCACGAACACCCCGTGGGCGATCATCCTGCCGTCGCTCATCAGCCCGTTCGGGCTGTACCTCATCTGGACCTACGCGGTCGACTCGGTGCCCGAGGAGATCCTCGAGGCGGCCCGGATCGACGGGTCGAGCGAGATCCGCACCTTCTTCACGATCAGCCTGCGGCTCCTCAGCCCCGGCCTCATCACGGTGCTGCTGTTCTCGATCGTCGCGACCTGGAACAACTACTTCCTCCCCCTGATCATGCTGAGCGACTCCCGCTGGTACCCCCTCACGGTGGGTCTCAACCAGTGGAACGCGCAGTCCACCACCGTGGGCGGCCAGCCGATCTACAACCTCGTCATCACGGGCTCGTTCCTCGCGATCATCCCGATCGTGATCGCGTTCCTCTTCCTCCAGCGCTACTGGCAGTCCGGCCTCTCGGCCGGCGGCGTCAAGGCGTAGCGCCCTCCGACAGCACCTCCGCACCTCCCCTCACCACCACGAAGAAGTGAAAGGCACCACCATGTCCATCTCGTTCCCCCGCAGGGCGAAGCGCGCCATCGCGCTCGGCCTCGGCATCGTCCTCGCGGGCTCCCTCGCGGCGTGCTCCTCCGGATCGGGCGGCGCCAGCGCCGACACCGCCTCCGCCGACGACCTCACGAAGGCCCTCGACACGCAGTCCTCCATCACCGTCTGGGGCTGGGCCCCCGCGATCAAGCCGATCGCCGAGGCGTTCGAGAAGGAGCACCCGAAGATCACGGTCGACGTGCAGAACGTCGGCACCGGCGCCGACCAGTACACGAAGCTCCAGAACGCCATCAAGGCGGGCAAGGGCGCTCCCGACGTGGCGCAGGTCGAGTACTTCGCGATCCCGCAGTTCGCGCTCGGCAAGTCCCTCGCCGACCTCTCCGGCTACGGCTACACGGACCTCAAGGACCAGTTCACGGCCTCCACCTGGAACGCGGTCACCGAGGGCGACGCCCTCTACGCGCTGCCGCAGGACTCGGGCCCCATGGCGATGTTCTACCGCCAGGACATCTTCGACAAGTACCAGATCGCCGTCCCCACCACGTGGGACGAGTACGTGGCCGCGGCGGAGAAGATGCACGCCGCCGACCCGAACCAGTACATCACCAGCGACTCCGGCGACGCCGGCTTCACCACGAGCATGATCTGGCAGGCCGGCGGCCACCCCTACAAGGTCGACGGCGACAAGGTCACCATCGACATGCAGGACGCGGGCGCCAAGAAGTACACGGCGATGTGGAACCAGCTCGTCGAGGGCGGCTCGCTCGCCCAGACCCCCGGCTGGACCGACGAGTGGTTCCGCGGCCTCGGCGACGGATCCATCGCCACGCTGATCACCGGCGCCTGGATGCCCGGCAACCTCGAGGCGCAGGCCACCGAGGGCTCCGGCCAGTGGCGCGTCGCGCCCATGCCGCAGTACACCGCGGGTGACACGGCGACCGCGGAGAGCGGCGGATCCTCCATCGCCGTCATGCAGCAGTCCCAGAACAAGCTCGTCGCGGCGGAGTTCGCGAAGTTCACGACCGCGAACGAGGAGGGTCGCAAGATCTCCTTCAACGCCGGCGGATTCCCCTCCACCACCGCGGACCTGAACAGCGACGAGTTCCTCAACGAGACGCCCGAGTACTTCGGCGGCCAGAAGATCAACCAGGTGCTCAGCGCGGCCTCGAAGGAGGTCGTCCCGGACTGGCAGTACCTGCCGTTCCAGGTCTACACGAACAGCATCTTCAGCGACTCGGCCTCGTCCGCGTACTCCAACGGCACGTCGCTCGACCCCGTCCTCGAGGCGTGGGGCAAGGCGGCCGCCGAGTACGGCCAGCAGCAGGGCTTCACCGTCGACGTGAAGTAGCACCACCGATCGACCCGAGGGGAGGTGCGACGCGAGTCGCGCCTCCCCTCTCCCATGCCCTCCCTCACACAAGGACACGACATGACCGGCCTCCCCGCCACCAGCAGCCGCTTCCGCATCGGCGCCGACGACTTCGAGCTCGACGGCCGCCCGCACCGCGTCATCGCGGGCGCGCTCCACTACTTCCGCGTGCACCCCGACCAGTGGGCCGACCGGATCCGCAAGGCCCGGCTCATGGGGCTCGACACCATCGAGACGTACGTCGCCTGGAACGCGCACTCCCCCGAGCGCGGCGCGTTCGACACGAGCGCCGGCCTCGACCTCGGCCGCTTCCTCGACCTCGTGCACGCGGAGGGCATGCACGCGATCGTGCGGCCCGGGCCCTACATCTGCGCGGAGTGGGACGGCGGCGGGCTGCCGGGCTGGCTGTTCGAGGATCCCGCGGTGGGCGTGCGACGTAGCGAGCCGCTGTACCTGGCCGCCGTCGACGAGTTCCTGACCCGCGTCTACGAGATCGTCGCGCCGCGGCAGATCGACATGGGCGGGCCCGTGATCCTCGTGCAGATCGAGAACGAGTACGGCGCGTACGGCGACGACGCCGACTACCTCCGCCACCTGGTCGACCTCACCCGCGACAACGGCATCATCGTGCCGCTGACGACCGTCGACCAGCCGACCGACGAGATGCTCTCCCGCGGCAGCCTCGACGAGCTGCACCGCACCGGATCCTTCGGCTCGCGCGCCACCGAGCGCCTCGCCACCCTGCGCCGCCACCAGCCGACCGGCCCGCTCATGTGCAGCGAGTTCTGGGACGGCTGGTTCGACCACTGGGGCGAGCACCACCACACGACCTCCGCGGCCGACGCCGCCGCCGAGCTGGACGCGCTGCTCGCCGCCGGCGCGTCCGTCAACATCTACATGTTCCACGGCGGCACGAACTTCGGATTCACGAACGGCGCCAACCACAAGGGCACGTACCAGTCGCACGTCACCTCGTACGACTACGACGCCCCGCTCGACGAGACCGGATCCCCCACACCCAAGTTCTTCGCGTTCCGCGACGTGATCGCGCGCTACCGGGACGTGCCCGACGAGGTGCCCGAGATGCGCGGCGACGCGCCCGCGTTCGAGGTCGCGTTCGACGCGGCCGTGCCGCTCGCCGACGTGGTGCCGGACGATGCGGCCGCCTGGCGCGCGACCGACGCCGTGCCGTCGATGGATCAGCTCGGCGTCTTCCGCGGGTTCGCGCTGCACCGGGTGGAGCTGCCCGACTCCGACCGCACGCGCGTGCTCGCGTTCGGCGAGGTGCGCGATCGGGCCGTGGTCTCGGTCGACGGCGTGCGGATCGGCGTGATCCAGCGCGACCAGCACGAGACCGCGATCGCGGTGCCGCCCGGCCGGATCCTCGAGGTGCTCGTGGAGGACCAGGGGCGCGTCAACTACGGCGTGCGGATCGGCGAGGCGAAGGGGCTCATCGGGCCGGCGACGCTCGACGGCGAGGAGCTCACCGGGTGGGCGAGCGTGCCGCTCGACCTCGACGCGATGGCGGGTGCGGTGTCGTCCGCCGCGTCCTCCGCTGGGGCCTCCGTCACGGAGACGGTCCGCTTCCTCGACGGGCCCGTACTCGCCCACGCGTCCTTCGACATGGACGCGCCCGCCGACCTCTTCCTCGACACGCGCTCGTGGGGCAAGGGCGTCGCCTTCGTCAACGGCTTCGCGCTCGGCCGCTACTGGACCCGCGGCCCGCAGCACACGCTCTACGTGCCGGGCGCGCAGCTCCGCGCGGGCCGCAACGACCTCGTCGTGTTCGAGACGGGCGCGGCGGCGGATCCGGTCGTGGCGTTCCTGGCGCAGCCGGAGCTGGGGCACCTGGAGTCGTAGGGGGCGGGAGCGCGGGCCGGCATCGGCACCTGCTTCGACGTGGTCAGGCCGAGGCGTCGCCCTCCGCCCATTCGAGGGCGGCGATGATCTGCTCCGCCGCCGGAAGCGCCTGCTGCTCAGCAGCTGGCAGGGTCTCGTACGTGTACGTGGATACGGCCATCGGCGCCGACGCCTGGCCCAGCGCATACCGGACGGTGTGCTCGTTGCGGCTGCCGCAGATGAGGATGCCGACGGTGGGCCGGTGGAAGTCGCGACGCATCTTGTCGTCGACGACGGCGACGTAGAAGCCGAGCTGGCCGGCGAAGGCGGGCTCGAACTTGCCGGTCGTGAGCTCGATGACGACGTAGCGGAGCTGCTCGGTGTGGAAGAAGAGGAGGTCGACGTAGAAGTCGTCGCCGTCGACGTCGAAATGGACCTGACGGCCGACGAACGCGAAGCCGGCACCGAGCTCGCGGAGGGTGTCGACGATCCGGTCCATGAGCGCCGGCTCGAGCCCGCGCTCTGAGACCGCCTCGGTGAGGTCGAGGAAGTCGAAGACGTACGGGTCCTTGCCCAGCTCGCGCGCGAGGTCGGAATCAGCAGGGGCGAGCTGACCGGCGAAGTCGGTCGGTGGGGCGCCGATCCGCTCGAGGGTGCGGTTCATGATCTGGTTGGTGAGCACGTTGCGCGACCACCCGTGCTCGGCGGCGCGTGCGGCGTACCAGTCCCGCGCCGCGCGGTCGTCGAGCTTCCCGAGGAGGACGGTGATGTGCCCCCACGGAAGAAGTCCAACAGCCTGTTGGACCACGTGGTCGCGGTCAGGCCATGCCTCCGCGAAGGCGCGCATGTAGAAGAGGTTCGACCGCGAGAAGCCCTTCATCGCCGGGATCTCGGCACGGAGGTCCCCGGCGAGTCGCGCGACGACGGCAGTTCCCCACCCCTCATCCGCCTGGCGCTCCAGGATGGTCGCACCGATCGACCAGTAGAGCTGGATGAGCTGCGAGTTCATACGACGCTACGCGCTGAGCTGCGCTGATCGGACCTAGTGCTTGAGCGCCGTGAGGACGCTGGCGTAGTCGGTCGGAAGCGGCAGCGCGTCGGGCACCGGATCAGGGTAGCCGCGGCGGCCCGAGGCCCGTGTGAGAGCGCAGGGAAGTGGGTACGGGCCGGGTGGCGCGCGAGCGCCCCGCCCGCGCCGCACCGCGCGGGCCGCCGACCCCGCGAGGAGACCCGTGACCCCCGACAGCGCACTCGACATCGACGGCCTCATCGACCCCGCGGAGGCCGAGGCGGGACCCGGGACGCTGCGGATCACGGATCCGCGCGACGGCTCGCTCGTGGGCGACATCGACGCGTCGACGCCCGACGAGGTCGAGGCAGCGGTGCGCCGGTCGGTGGAGGCGTCCGCCGCGTGGGCCGCGACGCCGCCCGCCGAGCGCGGTCAGGCCGTGCGCCGGGCCGCCCACGCGCTCGCCGAGCATGCCGAGCAGCTCGCCGAGCTCAACGCGCGCGAGACCGGCAAGCCGATCGGCGACGCGCGCGGCGGCGTCGGCGCGGGCGTCGACACGCTGCTCCAGTACTCCGAGCTCGGGCCGGTCCACCGCGGGAAGAGCCTGCTCGGCACGCTCCCCAACGTCGACTTCTCGGTGCCGCGGCCGCGCGGCGTCACGGTCGCCCTCACGCCGTGGAACGATCCCGTCGCGGTGGCCGCGGGCATCATCGGCGCGGCGCTCGTGATGGGCAACCCCGTGATCCACAAGCCGAGCGAGCGCTGCCCGCACACGGGCGAGCTGCTCGGCCGGATCCTCGCCGAGGCCCTCCCCGACGGCGTGCTCGTCTCCGTGGTCGGCGGCGGCGACGTCGGCGACCGGCTCGTCGCGCACGAGGACACGCGCGTGGTCGCGCACGTCGGATCCACCGCCGCCGGCGAGGCCATCGCGCGCCGCGC encodes:
- a CDS encoding LacI family DNA-binding transcriptional regulator, with amino-acid sequence MTSPPSAVKSGGRRMPGGRTVSMADVAAHAGVSAQTVSRVSNGAQNVEATTRQRVVDAMAELGYRPNSAARALKTGRFRSIGIIMFTLSTLGNMRTLDAIVTAASGAGYTITLMPVPHPTEGEVAGAFSRLQEEAVDGVVIIIEAHMLDRADVIIPVGLPVVIIDSDAGDPFVVVDTDQEQGTRLVTQHLLDLGHTAIVHVAGPSTSYSAARRAAEWRATMLDAGLVPEDPAQGDWTTASGYRIGKELGQRADITGIVAANDQMALGIIHALHELGRDVPGDISVVGFDDTEESSSFWPPLTTVHQDFTEIGRRSMQVLLEMLDGREPSGDRIVPTRLVVRESAGAPRGDAR
- a CDS encoding carbohydrate ABC transporter permease encodes the protein MTTMSTSATRPKAPDAARPSGPPMRRDKRRWTGLGFVAPFLVVFLVVLIAPVGYSIYLSLFQERMIGGNSFVGIANYTQALNDPNFWDALGRVALFLVVQVPIMLFIALFAALALDSARLHLTAFFRISIFLPYAVPAVVAALMWGFIYGNRFGLVGNIEQATGWDLPDLLSQSWILASIGNIVTWEFVGYNMLLFYAALRVISPDLYEAAELDGAGPFRIITGIKLPAIRGALVIGVIFSIIGSFQLFNEPNILQTLAPNAISSYFTPNMYAYNLSFAGQQFNYSAAIAIIMGVLTMVVAYVVQLVGTRKDS
- a CDS encoding carbohydrate ABC transporter permease encodes the protein MSTLTGTPLAAPDAGTPVRATPADKTPKRRKSAGAPRERRSIVLTLVMALLLIYSVLPLFWLLVNSTKTQDALFSSFGLWFSGDFALWDNIQGVLTYGNGEFVRWLGNTLIYVVVGAGGATLLATLAGYGLAKFDFPGKKIVFAVVLGAVAIPGTALAVPTFLLFSQMGLTNTPWAIILPSLISPFGLYLIWTYAVDSVPEEILEAARIDGSSEIRTFFTISLRLLSPGLITVLLFSIVATWNNYFLPLIMLSDSRWYPLTVGLNQWNAQSTTVGGQPIYNLVITGSFLAIIPIVIAFLFLQRYWQSGLSAGGVKA
- a CDS encoding ABC transporter substrate-binding protein — protein: MSISFPRRAKRAIALGLGIVLAGSLAACSSGSGGASADTASADDLTKALDTQSSITVWGWAPAIKPIAEAFEKEHPKITVDVQNVGTGADQYTKLQNAIKAGKGAPDVAQVEYFAIPQFALGKSLADLSGYGYTDLKDQFTASTWNAVTEGDALYALPQDSGPMAMFYRQDIFDKYQIAVPTTWDEYVAAAEKMHAADPNQYITSDSGDAGFTTSMIWQAGGHPYKVDGDKVTIDMQDAGAKKYTAMWNQLVEGGSLAQTPGWTDEWFRGLGDGSIATLITGAWMPGNLEAQATEGSGQWRVAPMPQYTAGDTATAESGGSSIAVMQQSQNKLVAAEFAKFTTANEEGRKISFNAGGFPSTTADLNSDEFLNETPEYFGGQKINQVLSAASKEVVPDWQYLPFQVYTNSIFSDSASSAYSNGTSLDPVLEAWGKAAAEYGQQQGFTVDVK
- a CDS encoding glycoside hydrolase family 35 protein; the protein is MTGLPATSSRFRIGADDFELDGRPHRVIAGALHYFRVHPDQWADRIRKARLMGLDTIETYVAWNAHSPERGAFDTSAGLDLGRFLDLVHAEGMHAIVRPGPYICAEWDGGGLPGWLFEDPAVGVRRSEPLYLAAVDEFLTRVYEIVAPRQIDMGGPVILVQIENEYGAYGDDADYLRHLVDLTRDNGIIVPLTTVDQPTDEMLSRGSLDELHRTGSFGSRATERLATLRRHQPTGPLMCSEFWDGWFDHWGEHHHTTSAADAAAELDALLAAGASVNIYMFHGGTNFGFTNGANHKGTYQSHVTSYDYDAPLDETGSPTPKFFAFRDVIARYRDVPDEVPEMRGDAPAFEVAFDAAVPLADVVPDDAAAWRATDAVPSMDQLGVFRGFALHRVELPDSDRTRVLAFGEVRDRAVVSVDGVRIGVIQRDQHETAIAVPPGRILEVLVEDQGRVNYGVRIGEAKGLIGPATLDGEELTGWASVPLDLDAMAGAVSSAASSAGASVTETVRFLDGPVLAHASFDMDAPADLFLDTRSWGKGVAFVNGFALGRYWTRGPQHTLYVPGAQLRAGRNDLVVFETGAAADPVVAFLAQPELGHLES
- a CDS encoding PDDEXK nuclease domain-containing protein; amino-acid sequence: MNSQLIQLYWSIGATILERQADEGWGTAVVARLAGDLRAEIPAMKGFSRSNLFYMRAFAEAWPDRDHVVQQAVGLLPWGHITVLLGKLDDRAARDWYAARAAEHGWSRNVLTNQIMNRTLERIGAPPTDFAGQLAPADSDLARELGKDPYVFDFLDLTEAVSERGLEPALMDRIVDTLRELGAGFAFVGRQVHFDVDGDDFYVDLLFFHTEQLRYVVIELTTGKFEPAFAGQLGFYVAVVDDKMRRDFHRPTVGILICGSRNEHTVRYALGQASAPMAVSTYTYETLPAAEQQALPAAEQIIAALEWAEGDASA